In one Mastacembelus armatus chromosome 19, fMasArm1.2, whole genome shotgun sequence genomic region, the following are encoded:
- the rfng gene encoding beta-1,3-N-acetylglucosaminyltransferase radical fringe isoform X2, translating into MMHIASVGVSKVCFLFSLAFCGLLLLLIPALRPSAPQVDLPQPRPQVRPSRVGPPHHTRAPAVSVCAGGTDSTTELNGSSVQQGGSLSPKRWPKSTGSPARQALPVVKGGELSGSRSHDPLELKDIFIAVKTTRKYHKFRLELLIQTWVSQAKEQTYIFTDGEDKELQMRTGVNIVNTNCSAAHTRQALCCKMSVEYDKFIESQKNLLQVLSSYHHSQDVYLGRPSLDHPIEAAERVKSDGSVSVKFWFATGGAGFCISRGLALKMSPWASLGNFISTAEKIRLPDDCTIGYIIEALLEVTLTHTYLFHSHLENLPKLPTESVLNQVTLSYGGFENRRNVVSIAGGFSLVEDPTRFKTVHCLLYPDTDWCPKLKPHNHRN; encoded by the exons ATGATGCACATAGCTTCAGTGGGTGTCAGCAAGGtctgcttcctgttttccctCGCATTCTGCGGCCTCCTGCTTCTGCTCATCCCTGCCCTGCGGCCCTCAGCCCCCCAAGTGGACCTGCCTCAACCCCGACCCCAAGTCAGACCATCACGAGTAGGCCCACCGCACCACACCAGGGCTCCAGCGGTATCTGTCTGTGCTGGGGGAACAGACTCAACCACAGAGTTAAATGGAAGCTCAGTGCAGCAGGGAGGGTCCCTCAGTCCTAAGAGATGGCCGAAATCTACAGGAAGCCCAGCAAGACAGGCTCTCCCTGTAGTAAAGGGGGGTGAACTTTCAGGGTCTAGGTCCCATGACCCATTAGAGTTGAAGgacatttttattgctgtgaaGACTACAAGGAAGTACCATAAGTTCAGACTGGAGCTGCTCATTCAGACCTGGGTTTCCCAAGCTAAAGAACAG ACTTATATATTCACTGATGGTGAGGATAAGGAGCTGCAGATGAGAACAG GAGTTAACATTGTCAACACTAACTGCTCAGCAGCTCATACACGCCAGGCTCTGTGCTGCAAGATGTCTGTGGAGTATGACAAATTCATCGAGTCTCAGAAGAA CTTGCTGCAGGTGCTGTCCTCCTACCACCACAGCCAAGATGTCTATCTAGGCCGGCCCAGCCTGGACCACCCTATAGAGGCTGCAGAGAGAGTGAAGAGTGATGGATCA GTGTCTGTTAAGTTCTGGTTCGCCACAGGTGGAGCAGGTTTCTGTATCAGCAGAGGCCTGGCACTAAAAATGAGCCCATGGGCCAG TTTGGGGAATTTTATCAGTACTGCAGAGAAGATCCGACTCCCAGATGACTGCACCATTGGCTACATCATCGAGGCACTGCTGGAGGTAACCCTAACACATACATACCTCTTCCATTCTCATCTGGAGAACCTGCCAAAGCTGCCAACAGAAAGCGTGCTGAatcag GTGACTCTCAGCTACGGAGGCtttgaaaacagaagaaatgtgGTCAGCATTGCTGGAGGCTTTTCTCTGGTTGAGGACCCCACAAG GTTTAAGACAGTCCACTGCCTTCTGTATCCAGATACTGACTGGTGTCCAAAGCTCAAGCCTCACAATCACAGAAACTGA
- the rfng gene encoding beta-1,3-N-acetylglucosaminyltransferase radical fringe isoform X1, with protein MMHIASVGVSKVCFLFSLAFCGLLLLLIPALRPSAPQVDLPQPRPQVRPSRVGPPHHTRAPAVSVCAGGTDSTTELNGSSVQQGGSLSPKRWPKSTGSPARQALPVVKGGELSGSRSHDPLELKDIFIAVKTTRKYHKFRLELLIQTWVSQAKEQTYIFTDGEDKELQMRTGVNIVNTNCSAAHTRQALCCKMSVEYDKFIESQKKWFCHVDDDNYVILPSLLQVLSSYHHSQDVYLGRPSLDHPIEAAERVKSDGSVSVKFWFATGGAGFCISRGLALKMSPWASLGNFISTAEKIRLPDDCTIGYIIEALLEVTLTHTYLFHSHLENLPKLPTESVLNQVTLSYGGFENRRNVVSIAGGFSLVEDPTRFKTVHCLLYPDTDWCPKLKPHNHRN; from the exons ATGATGCACATAGCTTCAGTGGGTGTCAGCAAGGtctgcttcctgttttccctCGCATTCTGCGGCCTCCTGCTTCTGCTCATCCCTGCCCTGCGGCCCTCAGCCCCCCAAGTGGACCTGCCTCAACCCCGACCCCAAGTCAGACCATCACGAGTAGGCCCACCGCACCACACCAGGGCTCCAGCGGTATCTGTCTGTGCTGGGGGAACAGACTCAACCACAGAGTTAAATGGAAGCTCAGTGCAGCAGGGAGGGTCCCTCAGTCCTAAGAGATGGCCGAAATCTACAGGAAGCCCAGCAAGACAGGCTCTCCCTGTAGTAAAGGGGGGTGAACTTTCAGGGTCTAGGTCCCATGACCCATTAGAGTTGAAGgacatttttattgctgtgaaGACTACAAGGAAGTACCATAAGTTCAGACTGGAGCTGCTCATTCAGACCTGGGTTTCCCAAGCTAAAGAACAG ACTTATATATTCACTGATGGTGAGGATAAGGAGCTGCAGATGAGAACAG GAGTTAACATTGTCAACACTAACTGCTCAGCAGCTCATACACGCCAGGCTCTGTGCTGCAAGATGTCTGTGGAGTATGACAAATTCATCGAGTCTCAGAAGAA GTGGTTCTGCCATGTAGATGATGATAACTATGTGATCCTGCCCAGCTTGCTGCAGGTGCTGTCCTCCTACCACCACAGCCAAGATGTCTATCTAGGCCGGCCCAGCCTGGACCACCCTATAGAGGCTGCAGAGAGAGTGAAGAGTGATGGATCA GTGTCTGTTAAGTTCTGGTTCGCCACAGGTGGAGCAGGTTTCTGTATCAGCAGAGGCCTGGCACTAAAAATGAGCCCATGGGCCAG TTTGGGGAATTTTATCAGTACTGCAGAGAAGATCCGACTCCCAGATGACTGCACCATTGGCTACATCATCGAGGCACTGCTGGAGGTAACCCTAACACATACATACCTCTTCCATTCTCATCTGGAGAACCTGCCAAAGCTGCCAACAGAAAGCGTGCTGAatcag GTGACTCTCAGCTACGGAGGCtttgaaaacagaagaaatgtgGTCAGCATTGCTGGAGGCTTTTCTCTGGTTGAGGACCCCACAAG GTTTAAGACAGTCCACTGCCTTCTGTATCCAGATACTGACTGGTGTCCAAAGCTCAAGCCTCACAATCACAGAAACTGA